Proteins from one Phyllobacterium zundukense genomic window:
- a CDS encoding sugar phosphate isomerase/epimerase family protein: protein MNPIGLISMQYARPFTAEHFHLFKKMRELGFDFVELLVPEPGEIDLAEARRALDDAGLGVVLAARVNMQRNLSSHEKDAHRAGIDYLRYTADCAAELGATVVGGPLTGNPLVFAGRAPVPVTEEERLARKDRCIAGLKEAGDHAAKAGILLAVEPLNRFESDVLCTTQQAIELLDAVDHPAVKLMLDTFHMHMEEASIPEAIRLGGDHLVHFQANENHRGFPGTGSTDWVAVCRALHEVNYKGPVSLEPFRRNDDRFGVPFAQWRPPHEDEGERLAASAAFIKSHLTLTEYRR from the coding sequence ATGAATCCCATCGGATTGATCTCCATGCAATATGCAAGGCCATTCACCGCCGAGCATTTCCACCTCTTCAAGAAAATGCGCGAGCTTGGCTTTGACTTCGTCGAACTGCTGGTGCCCGAGCCGGGCGAAATCGACCTTGCCGAAGCCCGGCGCGCTTTGGACGATGCCGGACTTGGCGTCGTCCTCGCCGCGCGCGTCAATATGCAACGCAACCTTTCATCGCACGAGAAAGATGCCCACCGCGCCGGCATCGATTACCTGCGCTATACGGCGGACTGCGCGGCTGAACTCGGTGCGACCGTTGTTGGCGGTCCTCTGACCGGCAATCCGCTGGTGTTTGCCGGGCGCGCACCAGTACCGGTAACCGAAGAAGAACGGCTGGCGCGTAAGGACCGCTGCATCGCGGGACTGAAGGAAGCGGGCGATCACGCTGCAAAAGCCGGTATTCTGCTCGCCGTCGAACCGCTCAATCGCTTCGAAAGCGATGTGTTGTGCACGACACAACAAGCCATCGAGCTGCTTGATGCGGTGGACCATCCGGCAGTCAAATTGATGCTCGACACATTTCACATGCACATGGAGGAAGCGTCGATCCCCGAGGCCATCCGGCTTGGCGGCGATCATCTCGTACATTTCCAGGCCAACGAAAATCATCGCGGCTTCCCTGGCACCGGCTCGACCGACTGGGTTGCAGTTTGTCGTGCGCTGCACGAGGTGAACTACAAAGGCCCGGTATCGCTTGAGCCCTTTCGGCGCAACGATGATCGCTTCGGCGTTCCATTCGCGCAGTGGCGCCCGCCGCATGAGGACGAAGGCGAGCGCCTGGCGGCAAGCGCAGCCTTTATCAAATCCCATCTCACACTGACGGAATATCGGCGATGA
- a CDS encoding Gfo/Idh/MocA family protein, translating to MKKPGLAIIGLGPAALPHARSLVDLKDRVDVIWAASRTKDRTNEFAQSFPFPVTNSIDAAINDPAVDIVLVLTPANAHLEIAEKSFAAGKHVLLEKPLDITLKRAERIVTLGRDHDRTFGVVLQHRFRPASLRLREALEDNRLGAIEAASLRVPWWRPQTYYDVGGRGSFARDGGGVLLSQAIHALDLFRSLLDVKEVIASQIRTTSLHRMEAEDHVTALMTLGNGAPAALLATTAAFPGFPETLEITGSLGSAYLTGGALRLSWLDGREEIVESEGKSGSGANIMDFSHDAHRALIADFLTAVAESRDPVVTGEEALATQRLIAKIIRADPTNNQPI from the coding sequence ATGAAAAAGCCCGGCCTTGCAATTATCGGACTTGGTCCAGCCGCATTGCCTCATGCCAGGAGTCTTGTCGACTTGAAAGATCGGGTGGATGTAATCTGGGCCGCCAGTCGCACGAAGGACCGCACGAACGAATTCGCGCAGTCCTTCCCGTTTCCAGTGACAAACAGTATCGATGCGGCTATCAACGATCCTGCCGTCGATATCGTGCTGGTGCTGACGCCGGCCAATGCGCATCTGGAAATCGCTGAAAAGAGCTTTGCTGCTGGCAAGCATGTACTTCTGGAAAAGCCACTCGATATAACGTTGAAACGGGCTGAGCGGATTGTCACGCTTGGCCGCGATCATGACAGGACATTCGGTGTGGTGCTGCAGCATCGGTTTCGCCCGGCAAGCCTGCGCCTGCGCGAAGCGCTTGAAGACAACCGTCTCGGAGCAATCGAGGCGGCATCGTTGCGGGTGCCTTGGTGGCGGCCGCAGACCTATTATGATGTCGGTGGACGAGGCAGCTTCGCCCGAGATGGCGGCGGCGTTCTATTGTCACAAGCAATCCACGCGCTCGATTTATTTCGTTCGCTTCTTGACGTGAAAGAGGTCATAGCATCTCAAATCCGCACTACTTCGCTTCACCGGATGGAAGCGGAAGATCACGTGACGGCATTGATGACTCTCGGCAACGGCGCACCGGCCGCGCTGCTTGCCACTACGGCTGCGTTTCCAGGCTTTCCGGAGACCTTGGAGATCACCGGTTCACTCGGTTCCGCTTATTTGACCGGCGGTGCATTACGACTTTCATGGCTTGATGGCCGTGAAGAGATCGTCGAATCCGAAGGCAAGTCCGGTAGCGGCGCCAACATCATGGATTTTTCGCATGATGCACACCGCGCCCTCATTGCCGACTTTTTGACGGCTGTTGCCGAGAGCCGCGATCCTGTCGTCACAGGCGAAGAGGCGCTGGCAACGCAAAGACTGATCGCAAAAATTATCCGCGCTGACCCGACCAATAACCAACCCATATGA
- a CDS encoding carbohydrate ABC transporter permease, which produces MSTLAPSAPHEPTQVRPLRSRLMPYALLAPAVLVTLFIVFFPMVQAVVTSFYDLVLWKPNASRFVGFGNYIKLLHDPVFWTSLGHTAIWIGLTVPLQMGLGLVAALLLNREFPWRGLARALVIIPWALPSVVIALMWRWIYDPTTGVLNDILLYLSIIHSTVPWLADPHLALYAVIATLTWQGFPFFAVMILAGLQGIPQSQYEAASIDGASTWRQFVHITLPGIAPVLATAGLLRIIWVANSMDVIFVMTGGGPGYATHTLPLYAFIKARQNLDFGYGTAIAVTFTILLGAIVAAYIVRTMREVER; this is translated from the coding sequence ATGTCAACGCTTGCACCATCAGCGCCTCACGAACCCACGCAGGTCCGCCCGCTTCGCAGCCGGCTGATGCCGTACGCCCTGCTGGCACCGGCAGTGCTCGTGACATTGTTCATCGTGTTCTTCCCGATGGTTCAGGCGGTCGTCACCAGCTTTTACGACCTGGTCCTGTGGAAGCCCAATGCCAGCCGGTTCGTGGGCTTCGGCAACTACATCAAGCTCTTGCATGACCCGGTATTCTGGACTTCGCTCGGCCATACTGCCATATGGATCGGCTTGACGGTGCCCTTGCAGATGGGTCTTGGCCTGGTCGCGGCGCTCCTGCTCAATCGCGAGTTCCCATGGCGCGGTCTGGCGCGTGCCCTCGTCATAATTCCGTGGGCCTTGCCGAGCGTCGTCATCGCGCTGATGTGGCGCTGGATTTATGATCCGACCACCGGGGTGCTCAATGACATCCTGCTTTACCTGTCGATTATCCATTCAACCGTGCCTTGGCTGGCCGATCCGCATCTCGCGCTCTATGCAGTGATCGCGACGCTCACCTGGCAGGGCTTTCCGTTTTTCGCGGTGATGATCCTTGCCGGTTTGCAGGGGATACCCCAAAGCCAGTATGAAGCCGCCTCTATCGACGGGGCCAGCACGTGGCGTCAGTTCGTCCATATTACACTTCCGGGAATAGCACCCGTGCTGGCGACGGCGGGCCTGCTGCGAATTATCTGGGTTGCAAATTCCATGGACGTCATCTTCGTCATGACAGGTGGCGGCCCGGGTTATGCCACGCACACACTGCCGCTTTACGCGTTTATCAAAGCCCGGCAAAATCTCGACTTCGGCTATGGCACTGCCATCGCCGTTACGTTCACGATCCTTCTCGGCGCCATCGTGGCCGCCTATATCGTCCGCACCATGCGCGAGGTGGAACGATGA
- a CDS encoding Gfo/Idh/MocA family protein has product MTLKIGWIGCGIHATQMLLPQLVRHDVEIVALCDIDGKRLADAGRQFGVARLTSDAEELIRMPGIDAIGMAVGPDQHLDFGKLALDRGLPVFMEKPPSGTAAGARELRAASERAGKPLLVGFMKRYSVGNKIAHNIIKSGRFGPVLGLTGYYMTAPGYFTGNVDYTGFFLHHCVHYMDLVSFFVSPVQTISARKVEKTPGRVLFHVGFEFECGAIGNIAMGTIQSRGTPVERIELMSDHQRLEVDDVIEVRWNRNPPFKVDDPEATLADDVDTLTWKPNFTAAANEDPKGYYSLLADVVPALGGAPTAAPTIHDGVIAMERLETLRRELAL; this is encoded by the coding sequence ATGACATTGAAAATCGGCTGGATCGGTTGTGGCATCCACGCAACCCAGATGCTACTTCCCCAATTGGTCCGCCACGACGTCGAAATCGTCGCGCTGTGCGATATCGATGGCAAGCGTCTTGCCGATGCGGGCCGGCAGTTTGGCGTTGCGCGCCTGACCAGCGACGCCGAGGAGTTGATCCGTATGCCCGGTATCGATGCCATCGGCATGGCCGTGGGACCGGATCAGCATCTGGATTTCGGCAAGCTTGCGCTCGATCGGGGTCTGCCTGTGTTTATGGAAAAGCCGCCATCGGGAACAGCGGCTGGCGCGCGCGAGCTTCGTGCTGCGTCCGAGCGCGCTGGAAAGCCGTTGCTTGTCGGTTTCATGAAACGGTATTCGGTCGGCAACAAGATTGCCCACAACATCATCAAGTCCGGGCGGTTCGGGCCGGTGCTTGGCCTTACGGGATACTATATGACCGCACCGGGCTACTTTACCGGCAATGTCGATTACACCGGCTTCTTCCTGCATCACTGCGTGCACTATATGGATCTGGTGTCATTCTTCGTGTCGCCGGTGCAAACCATTTCAGCGCGAAAGGTGGAAAAGACACCGGGCAGGGTCCTTTTCCACGTCGGATTCGAGTTCGAGTGCGGCGCCATTGGAAATATCGCGATGGGTACGATCCAGTCGCGGGGCACCCCGGTCGAGCGCATCGAGTTGATGAGTGACCACCAACGTCTCGAGGTGGATGACGTTATTGAGGTGCGGTGGAACCGCAACCCGCCCTTCAAGGTAGACGACCCCGAAGCAACACTCGCGGACGATGTCGACACTCTGACATGGAAGCCAAATTTTACGGCAGCGGCAAACGAAGATCCGAAGGGCTATTATTCACTCTTGGCCGATGTGGTCCCGGCCCTCGGCGGTGCGCCGACTGCTGCCCCGACAATTCATGATGGGGTGATAGCCATGGAACGGCTGGAGACGTTGCGACGGGAGCTCGCCTTATAG
- a CDS encoding ABC transporter substrate-binding protein, with amino-acid sequence MNILKKLGISCAFVAGLAVSAANAAETVRFWYHFDNPENPMSDLVAKFEAKNPDIKIEAENVPWNSYYDNLYTSLVGGNAPDAGMVKLFAQPRLAEMGALEPIGDRINAWPGKADLLDNLLELNKGPDGQQYYLPIQYVVLYLYYRTDLFKEAGLNPPVTCEDFRTAAQKLTKAPDTYGFGLRGGKGGWDQWGTFVFSQGAELKPGGLTSPEAVAANQWVIDLFQKDKVIPPSAPNDGFQEIVAAFKAGKTAMTIHHIGSSNDLVKALGDKVSAVPAPKCGGKQWTSYGDESLAIFSSSQVKDAAWKWISFLAEGENNVAFNKATGQMTVTKSGSEHWTLHERRFVDATVQSLPFAHVLPQSTATAEFVNTAWQTSMQQALTGQITSQQMMQQLESLFAQ; translated from the coding sequence GTCGGATCTCGTGGCGAAGTTCGAGGCGAAAAACCCCGATATCAAAATTGAAGCGGAAAATGTTCCGTGGAACAGTTACTACGACAATCTGTATACCTCCCTGGTTGGCGGCAATGCGCCGGACGCCGGGATGGTCAAGCTTTTTGCGCAGCCGCGACTGGCTGAAATGGGCGCGCTGGAGCCGATTGGCGACCGTATCAACGCGTGGCCGGGCAAAGCCGATCTTCTCGATAATCTGCTGGAATTGAACAAGGGGCCGGATGGGCAGCAATATTACCTGCCGATCCAGTACGTCGTGCTGTATCTTTATTACCGCACCGATCTCTTCAAGGAGGCGGGCCTCAATCCACCGGTGACATGCGAAGACTTCCGCACGGCAGCGCAGAAATTGACGAAAGCCCCTGACACCTATGGTTTTGGCCTTCGCGGCGGCAAGGGCGGCTGGGACCAGTGGGGGACATTCGTCTTTTCGCAAGGCGCGGAACTCAAGCCGGGCGGCCTTACCAGTCCTGAAGCTGTCGCGGCTAATCAGTGGGTGATCGATCTGTTCCAGAAAGACAAGGTTATCCCGCCATCGGCTCCTAATGACGGCTTCCAGGAAATTGTCGCAGCATTCAAGGCTGGCAAGACGGCCATGACCATTCATCATATTGGCTCATCCAATGATTTGGTCAAAGCGCTGGGAGATAAGGTTTCCGCCGTCCCAGCCCCCAAATGCGGCGGCAAGCAATGGACATCCTATGGCGATGAATCGCTGGCGATTTTCTCGTCGTCACAGGTGAAGGATGCTGCCTGGAAGTGGATATCCTTTCTCGCCGAGGGTGAAAACAACGTAGCCTTCAACAAGGCGACGGGCCAGATGACTGTAACCAAGAGCGGTTCCGAACATTGGACCCTGCATGAACGCCGTTTCGTTGACGCTACAGTCCAGTCTCTGCCATTTGCCCACGTGCTGCCGCAAAGCACGGCGACAGCGGAGTTCGTCAATACTGCGTGGCAGACGTCGATGCAGCAAGCGCTCACCGGCCAAATCACCTCGCAACAGATGATGCAGCAGCTTGAAAGCCTCTTCGCGCAGTAG
- a CDS encoding carbohydrate ABC transporter permease, which translates to MNKPSTLRRILTTDIPVVFIIMLAMGPFVWMILTSLTPTAQLSASGVSLSPAGWSMDNYIRLLEQTSFLGNMLDSLIIAAGTVVLGLAVSVTAAYALSRFRFPGRKLVMLQFLLVNMFPIVLLILPLFILMRKIGLLDTHLALILANSTVAIPFAVWMLRSYIGAIPRSLDEAAMIDGCSRLQALRRVVLPLAMPGIISTGIYIFITAWNEYLYALTLGGRNVRPVTVAIQTLIGEYQIEWGLLAAGGVVGALPATLLFLLVQRRLIGGLTQGAVKG; encoded by the coding sequence ATGAACAAGCCTTCGACGCTCCGCCGGATTCTCACGACGGATATTCCTGTCGTCTTCATCATAATGCTCGCCATGGGGCCATTCGTCTGGATGATCCTGACGTCTTTGACTCCGACCGCGCAGTTATCTGCGTCCGGCGTATCCCTGTCGCCGGCGGGGTGGAGCATGGACAATTATATCCGCCTGCTGGAACAGACCTCGTTTCTCGGCAATATGCTGGACAGTCTGATTATTGCCGCTGGTACTGTCGTCCTCGGCCTTGCAGTTTCAGTCACTGCGGCCTACGCGCTGTCACGGTTCCGCTTTCCGGGCCGCAAGCTGGTCATGCTGCAATTTCTGCTGGTCAACATGTTTCCGATCGTGCTGCTGATCCTGCCGCTCTTTATCCTTATGCGGAAGATTGGCCTTCTCGATACGCATCTTGCGCTGATCCTCGCCAACTCAACTGTCGCCATTCCGTTCGCGGTCTGGATGCTCCGGAGTTACATCGGCGCTATTCCGCGCAGCCTCGACGAAGCGGCAATGATCGATGGCTGTTCCCGGCTGCAAGCGTTACGTCGCGTTGTTCTGCCACTGGCCATGCCCGGCATTATTTCGACAGGCATCTATATCTTCATTACCGCCTGGAACGAATATCTCTACGCCCTGACGCTTGGCGGCCGCAACGTTCGCCCCGTTACCGTCGCAATCCAGACGCTGATAGGTGAATACCAGATCGAATGGGGTCTGCTCGCTGCCGGCGGTGTCGTCGGCGCACTTCCCGCCACTCTGCTTTTCCTTCTCGTTCAACGCCGGCTTATCGGCGGCCTCACCCAAGGCGCAGTGAAGGGATGA